One window of the Mercenaria mercenaria strain notata unplaced genomic scaffold, MADL_Memer_1 contig_3585, whole genome shotgun sequence genome contains the following:
- the LOC128553205 gene encoding uncharacterized protein LOC128553205, producing MTGNSNSSLADVLADIKKFRKEINQRLDELERQADAAKTIKQENAKNLKTTEITCDDVTKSLKIMYHAIEHFNTSKQADRLFMKVIDNITDQCHKMSEDVKKTTGNSNSSLADVLADIKKFRKEINQRLDDLERRAEDAAKAMQ from the coding sequence ATGACAGGCAATTCAAACAGTTCTTTGGCAGACGTACTGGCAGATATCAAGAAATTCAGGAAAGAAATAAACCAAAGACTAGATGAACTAGAGAGACAAGCAGATGCAGCAAAGACCATAAAACAAGAGAATGCCAAGAATCTGAAGACAACAGAAATAACATGTGACGATGTAACTAAATCTCTGAAGATAATGTACCACGCCATCGAGCATTTTAACACATCAAAGCAAGCAGATCGACTTTTCATGAAAGTCATAGATAACATTACTGACCAATGTCACAAGATGTCAGAAGATGTGAAGAAAACGACAGGCAATTCAAACAGTTCTTTGGCAGACGTACTGGCAGATATCAAGAAATTCCGGAAAGAAATAAACCAAAGGTTAGATGATCTGGAGAGACGAGCAGAAGATGCAGCAAAGGCAATGCAATAA